GAATATGCTGGAGCAGGCAAAAAATAAGCTGGTTGAATCCGGTTTCAAGTCGGACCATATCGAACTTAAATTAACTACCGATTTTTATCCAACTGTAACAGAGGGTATTATTGATCAATTCAATAAAAGTGAAAAGAAATTTGATCTTGTGATGATAAGGCGGAGAAAGATGTCAAAAGCTGAAGAATTTTTGGTTGGAGATGTGAGTGTCAAACTTATACGTGCGCTTGAAGGTACTGCCGTCCTTGTTTTAAAACCTTCATGAGGAATTGGACGACGTTCTGTGCTTCGGGCCCAGGCCCCCGCGCCAGGATCGTTGTCCCCTGGGGCAGCCGCGAAGCGTCAAAGTAAATTATTTTTTTTCCTGACATGTTCTGAAAAGTTTTTTCTCCCCAAAGCTATCAACTTCCATGACCGGAACGGTCACAACGAAAAACGGAAAAGGCAAAGAGATACAAGGCAATAGGGAAAGCGGGAAACACTCTTGAAAAGCGATGTCAGCATGATCTATGAATCATGAGCCTTTTTTTATATAAGTCCTTTATATATCTCGATGACTTACATTATTGTCGGCCGCGACAGCTCTGTCCCCCATGCGGCAGCAGACATCTTACACATCGTTTTTGCTTTATGTGCAGGTTACCTTTGCAAGCGGATGGGAATCGACAGAGAAGTACAGGCTTCCGTCCGGCTTCTTGATGACGATTCCAAGGCGTTGATCAGGAAGGCTCCCGCAGAGATCAACGGGGTCAGCCCTTGACATTGGAAATTACCCACCTTGCATTCATTGAAAAATCTTAGGTTCTGTTGATGTTTTCCGGATTTGTTGTGTTTTTCAATCGGATGGTAGAGTGCGTATATTCAATGGGCTATCCAATAGAATCCTTTACCGGCAAGCTTTTACGATGATGCTCAGATGCGAAGTGTCAACAGGACCTAAGACAAGTACCAAAGAATTGGTGGAAGCGGCTCAGGAGGGCCTCATTGTCGGCTCTCTCTGGACCGGGTAAGGGGTCATCCGGGACCATATAATTTTTCCATATTCGTATCAAATAAGGGAGTGAGTCGCTCTTGAAATCCCCATTTACCACAGAGGCACAGAGATCACAGAGAAATTCTATAAGAATTCCAAATTTTATCCGTGCATCCTTAGTGAATAACGGGATATTGGAATCCGTCAACTCCCTAATTGTGCAAGTCACACCTGTTTCCCGCGATTTTCCGCAGGAGCGAAAAAACCCACTCCCTTCCGGTTCTCGGCGTCCTGAAGCACCTGCAGGAAAAGCCCGCCGGTGCAGGATGGAACATGGAGGACCCGAACTACCTGGGCCCTAGGTGCAAGGTCCGGAGCGAGTTCCGGGAGAATATTCGGGGAGTCCGTGAGGAATGCTTCGTTGAAAACCATCCCGGTTTGATCCGGGTAGATAGCGAGAGGGATGATCCGCGCCTCCACGAGGTCGCTGTAAAAATGTGTTCCATAGGAGACTTCGGGAATGAGGCCATCCTCTTCGAAAGCGATTTCCCCCAGGATCAGCGTGTGGTTGATATCTGCATAACTGACTTTCACTCCCAGGTTGATGTCCGTGGTGCCCCATCTCGCAGGCCCCAGGAGGACATAGCGTTTGCCTTCAAGGAGATGGTTGAGCTTTCCCACGGTGCGGGCCACAGCCATTCTTTCCTCAAAGGTTGAGAGTCTCGCATAGCCCTTGGGGTTGACATAGACGATGTATTCGATGTCCTTGACGGAGCTGTGAGTCAAATCGCGGTCGTTGGTGAAAAGGATCCGCTCCCCAGGAATGTGATCCGGAAAAATGACCGAGGCCATGTGTTCCCGGATCGCCAGCGGTCGGCACTGCAGAAGATAGAGTTTTTCGTCGTCCCAGGCAAATTCCACGTCCACCGGATACCCATAGGCTTCCTGCAGCCGTTTGAGGATTTTTTTCATCAGGGCCGCGAAGGGCGTTTTGGAAAGGAAGTTGATGAAGGTGATGCAGCTCTGTGCCTTGTCGATCTTCTGCCCCTTGAAGAGAGGAGGGGAGAGGTGCCCTTCCTGATCGACGGAAACGGCATGGAAGAGGTCCGATCCATCCAGCGCCTCCAGAATGTCAAAGTAGGATACGGATTCGAAACGTCCCGTTTCCATGTGGATGACATCGACCATTTTTTGTGAATATTTTTTGATCCTCTCCGCCGAGACTTCCGGCCTCAGGAGGGGGTGGCTGAGGGGGACGATGAGGGGATAGCCGGGGCCCGTCCGGTCCACCGCGCGGGTCCCGAGCCCCAGGACCAGGCGCACCATCCCGTCTTCTTTCCGGATGACGGGGCTCCACGTGTACATGTTTTGAGAGAAGGCGACGCCTGCCGCGAAGGGAAGAAAATAAGGCCCGCACCGGTGGCCCACCACTTTTTGCACGAGAACGCTCATGCGTTCATCGAAGTCGAGGAGATTGTGGTCGCGCCGGTAGAGAATGGCCGCCGGACTGAAGGTGCTCTTCAGGATCTGTTTCATGCCCCACATGAAATCGTTGAGGCGCTTTTGAAGGGCGCCTTGGTTGGCAAGAAAAAAGGATTCGTATTTCCCGGAGAATGTGAAGCCGAAGTTGTCTTCGAGAAGGCTGGAAGAGCGCAGAATGAGGGGATGTTCTCCGATCTTTTCCAGAAAAACGGAGAAATCCTCGATGACATCCGGGGGAAAGGATGCCCTTCGAAGCAGTTCCTCCATGTTCTCATATTCTTCCTCGATGGCTTCCCGGCTTTTGTACTTTTGGCTGTGGAAGGAATAAAGGTGGTTATAATCGATGAAATCGGACAAAATGCCTGAATTGAAATAATAGGATTCCGGTATGGCGAGATATTTTTCGATTTCTGGGTCCCTCTCTTCGAATCGCGGCAAAAGGATCTTTCCGGCCAGAAACATTCCGGCCGCTTTTCCTCCGATTCTGCCGGAGCGTCGACGGTTCCAGTAGGAGTGCTCCAGGAGTTCGTCGATATCTCGAATGGTGATGTATTGTTTTGCGATGCCGATGAATGCAAGCTGGTTGGAGACAAAATGATTGATGAGGGAGACGCGCACGCCTTCGGCTTCATCGGGAGAAATGCGAAGGTTGCCCTGGGGGATGGCGCAGAACTCCTTCAAGGCTTTCTTGATGCGGCCCGATGTGACCCCTTCCATGTTGAGGATCTGGTTGAGCCTTCGAAAGGCATCTTTTTTCCGAGCCAGGTGGATATAATTTTGAATTTGTTCGTCACTGAAATGATGTGCGAAGTAGAGATCGATGAAGGTGCCGGTAAAATCCGGAATATCGCCTTCCGAGAAGGGTTCTTCTTTTTTTGCCAGGAACCTGCGCACCGCTTCCTCGATCATCGCCCGCCCGCCGATTCCAGCTTCTTCGAGGGCAGAGAGGAAAAGCCCGCGCATTTCATCCACAAGATGCGGATATCGCATCATTTGCTGGTACATGCGATAGGCTTTGACGAGATCCAGCAGCCGGAATTCCATCGTAGGCTCAGCCGGGTTTATCGCTTCGTTCATCAGACCCAGCCGCGAAGTCTGCACGCTTCGGCCACTCTGGCGACAGCCACCAGGTAGGCAGCTTCCCGCAGGGGGAGCTTGTTGGTCTGGCTCATTTCGTGGACGCTCTTGAAGGCGCGTCTCATTTTTTTCTCGAGCCTCCAGTGCACTTCCTGGAGTTCCCAGTATAGATTGTAGGCGTTTTGCACCTGCTCAAAGTAGGAAACGGTGACACCGCCGGCATTGGCGAGAAAGTCGGGCAGAACGAGAATGCCTTTGTCGTTCAGAATGGCGTCCGCTTCGGGAGTCGTGGGGCCGTTGGCCAGTTCGCAGCAGATCTTGCACTTGATACGGGGCGCATTTTCTTTGAGGATCACGTTTTCCAGCGCCGCCGGAAAAAGAACGGTAACATCCAGTTCCAACAGTTCCTGGTTGGTGATGTCTTCTGTGTCGGGAAAGCCTTTAAGCGTGCCGTTCTTGATCTTGTAATCGACGAGGGCTCTGGCGTCGATCCCTTTTGGATTGTAAACACCCCCCTTGGAATCCGAGGCCGCCACCAGCCTGAGGCCAAGGATTTCTTCGCCCAGCAGGGCTGCATTTTGCCCCGCATTTCCAAAACCCATGACGGCCATGGTCTTTCCCTTGAGGTCCATTTCGAATGCTGCGGCCGCCTCTTTGGTGACATAGATCCCCCCCCGGGCCGTAGCGTCGCCCCGTCCCATCGATCCACCGATAGCGATGGGTTTTCCCGTGATGACGCCCGGATGGCTCTCCCCCATGATCTTTTCGTATTCGTCCATCATCCATGCCATGATTTGCGGGGTGGTGTAGACGTCCGGCGCGGGAACATCTTTGGTGACTCCAAGGGAACGCGCCAGAGCCCGGATGTAAGCTCTTGCAAGCCGCTCCTTTTCCGTTTCTGAGAGTTCCTTGGGATTGCAGATGATTCCCCCTTTTCCGCCGCCCAGAGGGATGTCCACCACCGATGTTTTCCAGGTCATCCATGCGGCGAGGGCCCGCACTGTGTCGATGGTTTCCTGTGGATGCCAGCGGATCCCTCCTTTTGCCGGGCCGCGGGCCGTGTTGTACTGGACCCGGAAGGCGTGGAATATTCTGGTGTTTCCATCGTCCATTTTGACGGGCAGGGTCACCTTGATTTCCTGCATGGGCCACCGGAGCAGTTCGTGAACGGCCGGATCGAGACCGAGCTTTTCCGCAACCTTATCGATTTGCTGCTGAGCGATGGCAAAGGGGTTGAATTTTTCATCCATAAGAAAGATCCTGTTCGCTTGAGATGAACCTCGCCATGACCGTAGCGGTCATGGCGAAGCATGAAAATGGCCGGGATTCTATCCCGACGCGTCTTCTCCAAAATGCTTCAACAGGTAGCGGTAAATTTCCTTCCCGATTTCAAGGCCCGTATCGATGATTTGCGGTCCGAAGTCCCTTCCGATGCTGGTTCGAAAAGTCTTCTGGATGCGAAAGAGGCCCTCGATGCCCCAGGGGAATTTCCCGATGAGTTCCTGGGGGGTCAGGTGATTGTAATGGGCCATGTGCCAAAGAGTGTGGGTGAAAGTGTCCGGCCCCCAGCGGAATTTATCCGCGTCGTAAAGGCAGTCGCTGACAAGTTGAAACCAGGGGCGCCTGCTTTGAACGGTTTCTGTAAAGGCTTCATGATTTTTTATGGCAAGACAGATGCACCGGACTTCGTCTTCATCGAGGGGCATATCCCGAAGAACCCTTTCGGCCTCTTCGGCTCCCGCTTCAGCATGGTTTTCCTCGTTGCGCCGTATGTCATGAAGAAGCCCTGCCAGGAGCCCCAGAACCATCAACCGCGTCACCCGGCTCTGCTCCATGGGAGTGGTCTCCAGTTCAATGAAGAGAAGAGCGGCACTGTCGATGCCGACCCGCGAAGAGTGGAAAAGACCGTGACCGAAATCGTCCGTGAACACCGGTTCGAGGACTTCCCGCAGGAGGCGGACCATGGGGTCGCTGAAATAGAGTTTTCGGGCAATGGCCAGGGGGGTTCTGAACCGCACATAGAATTCCGGAATGGGATGTCGCGACGCGATGCGCTGTGCTTCCAGTTGAAGTCTTTGATTTACTTCATCCATAAAAGCCGACTCTTCTCAGCCGATAGTCTCCGGAGAGGGAGAAACAGAATACCTTTCGGCTTCACTGTCTGTAAGAAGGATTGTCTTTCGATGCCCGCTCAACCGTAAAGGCACTGGTTGGTTTTTGCTTTCAGGAATTCTTCCTCCATTTGGACCATGCGCTTGATCATGGGGTCCAACATTTTTATGGCAATTTCAGGGAATTGTAGCAGCAGTTTTTGGAAGCTTTCCCGGTTGATGGTCAGGCACTCGAGGTCTGTAATGGCCTTGATGGAAAAGCGCCGTTTGATATCGGACAAAAGGGCTAGCCCGCCGAAAAAGTCGCCTTCCGTAAATTCGTGCAGAAAAACGGAATGATCGCTCAATTCCCTGATCACCTGCGCCTTGCCGGAAAGGATCAGATAGGCGCGATCATCGATGTCTCCATGGTGAAAAAGAAATTCTCCCGCCCGGTAGTATACCCGCTTGCTTAGATATGCGAGCAGCTTGAGGCGTTCGATGGGAATTCCGGAAAAAGCGGCTACGTTCCGGTAAATTTCCAGGTTTGCATCCATTTCGCAGCGGCCGCCACTGTGATCCAATGAGCAGGTACTGCTATGTGCCATGTGCGAGTTCATAAAAAAGTCCCTTTCTTTGCATCAAATCGTCGAATCTCCCCATTTCCACAATTTTGCCCGCCTTCATGACTGCAATGAGATCGAAGCCACGCACCAGTTCAAGCCGGTGAACGACGGAAATCAGTGTGCATTTCCCTTTCAGTTCGGAACTGAAGAGATGCTGTATGCGCGCCTGGGAAGCATTATCCAGGCTGGCGGTCGCTTCATCCAATATAAGAATTTGGGGATTTTTTAAAAGTCCCCGAGCTATGGCAATCTTTTGCTTCTGCCCTCCCGAAAGCCGGTCGCCTTTGCTTCCCACCTGAAAATCAAGTCCGATTTCAATGATTTCATCTATCAGATTTTGTTCTTTCAGAAGCTCTTCCACCTTCTCCCGGACCCTCTCCATGGCTTGGGGATGGTCTGCCTTGGGCTGGCCGAAAAGGATGTTATCCAGGATGTTCTGAGAGAAAACATAATCCGTCGGCCGGTAAAAGTTGAAAGCTCCTGGATCCTCCTGAGCGATTTTTTCCATGAAACGCCTCCTGGCACTCACGATGGAAGTCTCCAGGTAAAACGATATGGAAGCCATTTTGTGCTGCGCCGGAATGAATCTCAACGCCAGCCGCAGCACGGCATCTTCATCCTGTCGGGTCAGCATGTTCCTGCCCGACTTGGTCATGCGATCCACAATATCGGTGTAATAATCGAATTCTTCCTGAGGAATCGGGCTCATTGCAAAGAAGAAGGGATCATCCGGAAGATCTTTCAAAAGAGACACCGTTTGCCTTGCGATTTCCTCACCGAGATGGAACAGAGGCTCCATGAGCTCGTTTTCCGAAAGAAATTCGAGAAAGAGTGGATTTCGAGGAAGCGCTTCCAGCTTGTATTCATCGCGATTGGGATAACCGAAGGTTATATTGTCTCCCACTCGAATATGGCGTTGGAATCGATTCAGATCAAAGAAATCGACAGCGGTTGCAAGCTCTTCGCCCCACCGCTTGAAGAAGGTTTCCCTCAGGCGGATGATTTTTTGGGTGAATTCCTGGTGTTCGCCGGGTTTGAGAAGGGTATTCAACCCGATTTTGAGAATGTCGTCTGAAAGCCCCACGAGTTCAAGGACTCTCAGGATTTCTTCCCTGCCGGGCAATGAGGACGATTCTCCCTCCTGCAGGATGGACTCACAGGCGTAGAGCAGATTCTTTCGAATGGAACCGTCAAAAATAAAGGGGTATTGAGCGATGTAGCCGATGTTCTTGCTGACATCGAGTTTTGAAAGGGTTTTGAGCTCCCTGCCGTCGATGCGAACATGCCCCGTCGTATAACTGTAAAGCTGGCCTATGACCATGGCCAGTGTGCTTTTCCCGCTTCCCGACAGGCCGACCACGGCGAGTTGTTCGCCAGGCTTCACTTCCAGAGACACCTGGTCCAGGAGGCGGATTTGGCCGTCGACGATAAAAGAGAGATCCCGGATGTCCAGTTCGCCTTTGAGCCGGTAGGGTTCACGATCTTCAGTGGGAGCCAAAGCGAACTCGGGTTGAACGTCAAAATAGTCCATGATGCGGTGATAGCGCACGTAACTGTCCTGAAGGTCCTGATAATAATCCATCAGTTCCTTCCAGGGG
This region of Desulforhabdus amnigena genomic DNA includes:
- a CDS encoding PEP/pyruvate-binding domain-containing protein — its product is MNEAINPAEPTMEFRLLDLVKAYRMYQQMMRYPHLVDEMRGLFLSALEEAGIGGRAMIEEAVRRFLAKKEEPFSEGDIPDFTGTFIDLYFAHHFSDEQIQNYIHLARKKDAFRRLNQILNMEGVTSGRIKKALKEFCAIPQGNLRISPDEAEGVRVSLINHFVSNQLAFIGIAKQYITIRDIDELLEHSYWNRRRSGRIGGKAAGMFLAGKILLPRFEERDPEIEKYLAIPESYYFNSGILSDFIDYNHLYSFHSQKYKSREAIEEEYENMEELLRRASFPPDVIEDFSVFLEKIGEHPLILRSSSLLEDNFGFTFSGKYESFFLANQGALQKRLNDFMWGMKQILKSTFSPAAILYRRDHNLLDFDERMSVLVQKVVGHRCGPYFLPFAAGVAFSQNMYTWSPVIRKEDGMVRLVLGLGTRAVDRTGPGYPLIVPLSHPLLRPEVSAERIKKYSQKMVDVIHMETGRFESVSYFDILEALDGSDLFHAVSVDQEGHLSPPLFKGQKIDKAQSCITFINFLSKTPFAALMKKILKRLQEAYGYPVDVEFAWDDEKLYLLQCRPLAIREHMASVIFPDHIPGERILFTNDRDLTHSSVKDIEYIVYVNPKGYARLSTFEERMAVARTVGKLNHLLEGKRYVLLGPARWGTTDINLGVKVSYADINHTLILGEIAFEEDGLIPEVSYGTHFYSDLVEARIIPLAIYPDQTGMVFNEAFLTDSPNILPELAPDLAPRAQVVRVLHVPSCTGGLFLQVLQDAENRKGVGFFAPAENRGKQV
- a CDS encoding Glu/Leu/Phe/Val family dehydrogenase — translated: MDEKFNPFAIAQQQIDKVAEKLGLDPAVHELLRWPMQEIKVTLPVKMDDGNTRIFHAFRVQYNTARGPAKGGIRWHPQETIDTVRALAAWMTWKTSVVDIPLGGGKGGIICNPKELSETEKERLARAYIRALARSLGVTKDVPAPDVYTTPQIMAWMMDEYEKIMGESHPGVITGKPIAIGGSMGRGDATARGGIYVTKEAAAAFEMDLKGKTMAVMGFGNAGQNAALLGEEILGLRLVAASDSKGGVYNPKGIDARALVDYKIKNGTLKGFPDTEDITNQELLELDVTVLFPAALENVILKENAPRIKCKICCELANGPTTPEADAILNDKGILVLPDFLANAGGVTVSYFEQVQNAYNLYWELQEVHWRLEKKMRRAFKSVHEMSQTNKLPLREAAYLVAVARVAEACRLRGWV
- a CDS encoding cyclic nucleotide-binding domain-containing protein — protein: MAHSSTCSLDHSGGRCEMDANLEIYRNVAAFSGIPIERLKLLAYLSKRVYYRAGEFLFHHGDIDDRAYLILSGKAQVIRELSDHSVFLHEFTEGDFFGGLALLSDIKRRFSIKAITDLECLTINRESFQKLLLQFPEIAIKMLDPMIKRMVQMEEEFLKAKTNQCLYG
- a CDS encoding ABC transporter ATP-binding protein/permease, with protein sequence MHSSDLITKKSLFSWILKRYVGLQVFLILLILSTIFFRVLPLELQKRIVNQAIAFKKVDILLIYCGLYIGAVMLAGILKYVINVLQSYIGQKILRELREKLYDHILSLPISFFRRTPPGMVIASLTSELSAIGDFLGGSIAIPLINVLTLVTFAGYLIYLNPLLAILSFAIYPIEIIIIPFLQRRFNRLNTERIDATRTMSNVIGEAISGIHEIHGNASYHLENKKLGLFNNLLFSLRNRMNNLKFLIKFVNNFFQSLGPFILFLLGGYLTIQGRLDLGALVAFLSAYEKLYDPWKELMDYYQDLQDSYVRYHRIMDYFDVQPEFALAPTEDREPYRLKGELDIRDLSFIVDGQIRLLDQVSLEVKPGEQLAVVGLSGSGKSTLAMVIGQLYSYTTGHVRIDGRELKTLSKLDVSKNIGYIAQYPFIFDGSIRKNLLYACESILQEGESSSLPGREEILRVLELVGLSDDILKIGLNTLLKPGEHQEFTQKIIRLRETFFKRWGEELATAVDFFDLNRFQRHIRVGDNITFGYPNRDEYKLEALPRNPLFLEFLSENELMEPLFHLGEEIARQTVSLLKDLPDDPFFFAMSPIPQEEFDYYTDIVDRMTKSGRNMLTRQDEDAVLRLALRFIPAQHKMASISFYLETSIVSARRRFMEKIAQEDPGAFNFYRPTDYVFSQNILDNILFGQPKADHPQAMERVREKVEELLKEQNLIDEIIEIGLDFQVGSKGDRLSGGQKQKIAIARGLLKNPQILILDEATASLDNASQARIQHLFSSELKGKCTLISVVHRLELVRGFDLIAVMKAGKIVEMGRFDDLMQRKGLFYELAHGT